CTTCGGAGAGTACCGCTGCTATTGTTTGAGTATAATCCTGGCATCTTTCTACAATCGTCTTTGTGGCTCCTGTTGCTGCAGAGCCTCTGTGCTGTTGGTTTTACCCTACCCGGTAACAGGTCCTTGAATATTCTCAGGTTCCGATTGTCGACAAAAAAACCAGCTAAGTTCTTTTTTCCTTCCTCTAGTAGGTAAGGCAATAAGTTTTGCCAAGTCCAACAGGCATTAGTAGCATGCCCGTGGTACCTGTGGAATCAACTGTATGCGTTTAGGCGAAAGTTCGTGGGTTTGGTGTagtgaaagagaaaaagtagCTTCAGTTTCTGAACAGGGCAAGCATACCTAGGAAATCGAGATTGGGATCCCATTGATCCAGCGGAAGCAACGGCTAGGGCATGGACAATAACAGATCTTTTTCCATAGCTGGGGTCCGGAGGTTTCTCATAGCCGCAGAAGCTACGACATGGGCATAGCTAGGTGCTGGCTTAAGTACTGGTGAAAGTACCTGAACCAGTGGTGACATCGGCAGGAGAGGCTCTAGCACTGGTAGGTAAAGGCAAAGTCATCATAAGTGGTTGACTAGGCCTAGGAACGACCATCGGTCGGGGCCCGCGAGCTTTTAAGGCAAATTCATCGTTTTTCGCTCGTCTTTCATGCGTGCCTGTATGAATTGCATAAGTCATTGTGTTTTGGTGGTGGAGAAGTACAGAAGTGAACAGTGTGTTAGTATTTAGTTGTGCGAAGCATTGTTGACAAGACTTACTCAACTCACTGCTTTCACCTACTTCCAGTGACAACTACCACTCTCTTATGAATGGGACGGTAGAGTACCAAGACATAGGGGTTGGCCAGCGAAGGCGGTTTATTTAGTACCAGATATACGTATTTCGAATTCTTTTCATGGTAGTTCAAAGGCACGAAAGATAAGGAAAACTGAAAAGCTTCTCAAACCAGAGTAGGAATTCGATCAATTGCTATCAATGCTAGGAGGCGGATCAAGATTCATGGGAACGATAACCTTTTCCGGGAAGAGTAAAGCGAGGGATAGGATAGATGAATAGGTTTAAGCCTTTATCCGCTTGGAGGGATGCATTTCAAATTTGTAAGGCTTCGTTTTTTTCCGGCAAGCAGCTAGGGAAGCATTTATTCCTAAGCGATAGGGCTTGGAATTCATATTGATGCCTTAGTGCACTCCGAGATAGAAAGATACTGATAATGGAAAAAGATATGCTCTTGAACTCCAACAGTAGGTTGATCAGTTACTATCGGTAAGGACGGGAGACAAAACTGCCACTGATGGGAAAGCGATAAAAAGCCTGAAAGCGATTCTGACACAAGATACGATGACAGGAAGGGAGTTCGATCAGAAATAGACAGAAAAAAGGCTGCTAGACTCCTTCTTTCTCATAGGAGGGGTTCGCATCCAACCCTTATCGATACCCCTCGCTAGGACATTTAAGTGAGTCAGGTTTCTTTCCGGTTCCAAAATGAGGCGGTGTTACCAAGGACTCGATATCCCGCTGCTACCGAATGAAGTTCGTCCTTCACCCCTTTCCCTATAAGAAAGTGCAGGCCCCCGTAGATAGATGTCCCATATAGCCCCTCCTCCCCCGGGTTAGGTCGAAAAAAGAATCGAATTGGGTTGAAAGAAGTTTATGAATCgagtgaaaatgaaaaagaaaaatcgtAAAATAAAAATGGGCAAGTGTgcttacttatttttattatattagaattagaaaaataccaaaaatatgAAGAAGAACTAAGGCACTTACTTCGACGAAACCTTTCTCCGTCGTTACGGAGTTCTTCTGCTCTAATCTCCGAAATCGAAGATTAGCTGACTGAGGAGTTAGTATTGATTCATGCAAAGATGCTCCTCTGAAGCTGGAGTAAGGGATTGTCCACCTCACCGCCCCGAAGAGAAGTGGCTTTGTTGTTTTGCACGCCTACAGAGAGAGACTCCAAAAGTACCGACGCTCAATCGAAAGAAAGAGAAATCAACTATATGCTTAACTCATGCCCTAGGAATACCTAGACACAGGGAGTACGAGCGAATATTTTACTGGAGGGAAAGCTGGGGAAAAGCATAGAGCGCGCGGGCTCAGCTCTTGCCCTCCTCCCGCCCGTGACGCTCCCAAACCGATCGCTATCGttttcttgctttcttgttGTCTCGAATTGTTATAGAACGGCTTTCTCTCAGGTATAGTTGGTAGAATGAAGTGGGATGAAGCCTTAGTGGATATAGCAAATGTGCCGGGGATGCGGCTCGAGCGTAGTAGGTCTGGACGCCTAGCATGAAACAGCCTTCTCTGGTAGCGGCACTATACTAAGGTATAGTATCTCTCTAGCTTCCAGTCTATATAAAATGTAGTTAGCAGAGGTAAGTCTGTCTGGCGTTCCCTCGCGTAAAGGGCGACTTTGGCATCGGCTCTCTCTCATTAGGTAATTACCGAGGCGAAAGCAGCTCCCTTGGAAGTAAGTTTCCTCGCCATCTTAGTGGGACTAGTCTAATAAACTTTCACTTGAACTGCCAAGACtcggattttttttgttgtggtaACGCTCTTCTAGAATTACGTTTAACGTCCCTTTATGACTTTCCCGATCGGCGCCTCGAGTCGGTAGCCGGGCTCCGGGACATTACTACCACGGCTACTATCGGCCCgagcaaaaagaaggaaaagaagggACTAAAGCGAGGAGTTCATTGGTCATACATAGTGAAGGGGGATGGGGGTCAACCTCTTTCATGACCCATGGCCCCAGTGTGTCACTTAGTTAGCATTTCTAGAACAAATTAAGTAGGGTTGGTTTTTCGATAGGGAAACAGGGGAGTTGGCTGTAGTTGAGACACGTTTTTCGGATGGACGATATGGATTTTTTCAAGATggttaaccatttttttaaccATGAGAGGGAGGTCATTCAGAACCCGCTGGCTTCAGAACCGGTGGAAGTTCCCCACGCCGATCCCCATCAAGAACAACGTGAGGCACTTCGAAGTGCCATTCACACTTTGATTCTTGAGCAAGTTCGAGAACATTGTGAGAAGGGGAAAGGCGGCTGTCCGTTCACTTTCTGGAAATGGCAGAAATCTATTCCAGTGTCGCAGAGAACATTATGTCTCGCGATTTGGAAATATCTATGGAGATGGATACTGAAACCCTCCGCGAATGGGTGGAGGAGATAAAGGAGAACCCTAATCTCCTAAAATCCCTCATTAGGGAACACCTGTAAGATGAGTCTGCCGCTTTCTTTCATAACAGAGTCGGGAATAATGGTTGGCATAGAAGTCTCTCGCACACAAGGAGATGCTGCTGCTGGATGTCACGGTTCTGGGGCGCCATGATCCTTCTCTCTGGAACAATCGAGGGCACTGCCTTCCTTCAGCTTTCAAAGGTAGGGGCTGCATCAATCATCGCTTGGTGAGCTATTTATTGCCGCCAATAGCACTTCGCTTGCATGCAAGGCGGCACGCCAGGTAGAGCTATCGCGCGTGGGCGAAGGAGATGCATTTCTGGTACTGGTAGTATTGGACAAGCTCTCAGGGAataatctctttcttatttcTTCCCTTCTTTCCCATGACGACTAGGAACAGGCAAATCCAAAATTTCACTTCGAATTTCGGACCTCAACATCCTGCTACTCATGGTGTTTCACGATCAGTATTGGAAATGAACAGAGAAGTGGTGGAACGTGCGGAACCACATATTGGATTACTCCAGTGCGACACGAAGCCGCTGACGCCGAGTCGGCTCCTATGCCGCTAGCTTTGCCCTGCTTGGTCCCCTGGCACGGTGGAGGTCCATAGCGCGTCATAAGCACCAGGCTAAGGGGCGGTTGAGCAACTCAAGCGAACCGCCCTACCTTACTACAACATAGGGACAGAAGGGAAAAGGTTGTGAAGGTGGCCTCGTTATCCACACCTCTGGTCGGATGAATGGAGGACCGACCGATCCGGGTTTTCATGAGCGTTGGCGAGTCCTGGAGTGCCTGTCAAGGGCGCTAGCGCATACCTCGGGGTGATCATCACCACCTGCACCTCACATCTCGGCACAGTGGAACGTGTAACCCGCCTGCTGTCTCATTCAACTACATTTGTTCCTGTAATCCATAGCCTAACAGAACGCAGCAACGAGGGACAACCCACTCATACAGCCAGTGGGGAGGATGGCACTACTGGGAAAGACCGTCTGGCGAAAACGCCGCAGGCGCGAAGCGTGGTAGGCCTGCGTCGAGGGAGCATAGCATAGGGAGGAAAGGGAGCCCGAACGATGGAAGAGCCAAGGGAGGCCGGGTCATTTGACGGAAATGGAAGGCTTTTCCCCTATTAGAGAAAGCCCTATGAAGTAAAGGGAAGTGCATGAATTCTTGGAAAAAGAGGGAGTGAGcctatataaaaaatgtaataaagtAAATTCAATGAATAGATAGAGTCAACGGTACGACAAACAGCGCTGCCTACATGCGAATTAGCTTCCGAGGTCGAGCAGTCTCCATTTTTCACTACAGGATTTGCGAATGAATGCTGGGCTGGGCCACCTCGAATGGCATGAGCCGCATGCGGGGAGACCCGCACGTACGGTTTTTGGGGGGATCTGGTCGAAAGACCGGCCGGCACCCACCCGACTAGAGGGACTGAGAAATTAATAGAGTACAAAACTTATCTTCAAGCTTTACCTTATTCTGATCGTTCAGAGGGCGATCGCGGAGTCACTGAATGAAGTCCTCCGTTTCTTTCGGAGGTGCTGACCCGCAGCGAGGCAGAGATGACTAAGTGACATATGGAATATGGCGACGACAACAGCATGTCGTAGAAGGAGATAACAGGTGGAGCCAACGACCCACTAAGACTAACGTATCTACAACTACATCCCCAAGCGGCAGTCAAATGGAGGCGTGAATGCAAGATGCCAGCAGAATGATCGGCCGAACAGAGGCTAGGGCTGCTGCTTCCTTCCCACCGCGTCTTTCCTTGTGTGTCGGAGATATAAAGCGAGTGCACCGGAAAAGAACGGGAACTGGGTCGATCTATTCTATAGCGAAGCATCCGAAGCATAACACTCACACGATCTTTGCCGAGAGATAGGAGCATTCGGTGGAACCGGTGAACTACACTTGCTTCTGGATAGATGTGTGGGACAGAGGGCTCGTGGTACCTGCTGCCCACCCTTCCTCCTCTGCTTTGAGAACCGTGTGAACAGAGGGTGGGCAGAAGGGAAGGAGGTCCTCATATGGAGTCGCACACTTACTTGAGCAGTGCGGAAGACTGGGAATGGGTCGAGTAAACTCCCTTAAGGCTGAAAAAATAATAGACGAAGCTTTACTTAGATAGGGCTTTGATTTGATTGGTATTGATTTTCTCTTAGTGATTGGAAAGGAGGGCGCCTGGGTATGTTATAGAAAGGGAAGGCAGAGGTAGTACTTCGAATGGCGAAACGAAAGGCTAAATAGCGACAGTGATTCTCTGAGCCGACCTGGATTTCCAATGCCTCGGGAAACTGGTCAAGATAGATGACAGCacctttttcctctcttccttacCGAAGGGCAATCTTCTCTTATGGCCTTCACCTCCCgcctagggatggcaatggggcggggcggggccgaaGAATGAGATCTTCGCCCCCGCCCTGCATGgatttttcttgccccatccccaccccgccccgcatgacggggaaaatttcttgccccatccccgccccttaagGCCCCGCGAAGCCCCGCCCTACACcataaaactttatttcttgttaattttccctacaactattaccattttttcaaataaaatgacatgtttcaataataaaaatatacttgaaattataaataaatttatcctatcaaatcaaactaatttttagcaaaaactaaataatattatctaaatgtttaacaagacaatatcacaacaaaaatctcatagtatgacacaataaaataatccaaactcctaatacataacaaaataaaaattgcctaGTTCTTCAAAAAGAATCTCCACTTTCTTTCATCATTGTGACAccactttcttcttcatcatcataatCATCCAGGATATTTTGGAATTTATCTTCAATTGCATCTATGGTAGATGGAGAacctaaaaaaaagataaaataaattcaatcaaacaattgaaaaatataataaagaatgCAGCAACATAAATCATTGCATAATTAAACTAGTAAATTTAATTACCATTAATTTCAGCCCATAACCAATTTTGAGCACACATTAATGCCTCCACAGTCTTTTGATGAAGTTTACTGCGATGTGGACTTAACAATCGACCACTTGTGCTAAATGATGACTCTAAGGCAACAGTTGACACTAGAATGGCAAGGATATACCTTGCAATACATTGCAAAGTAGGATACTTTGGCCCATTAGATTTCCACCatgccaaaatatcaaaatccacAATTCTTGGCATTAAATCATCCTCAAGGTAATGGTCCAACTCCAATTTAATATTCCCACCCCTTTTTTTCTGACTAAGATATCTTTCAAAGTCCATTAGGGAGTCATCAACTTGCGGAACCTCTCCCACACAAGGGCCACGAGTACCTTCCTTACCCATTCTCCCAGAACTGTAGTCACGAATCATTTCATAACAAATATCTCTAACCCTTTGAATTTCATTATCAGATTCATCAccataaattattggaaaaTAATATTCTAACAATTCAATCTTATATCTTGGGTCTAAAATGGTTGCCACCGCCATAACACCATGAATCACATTCcaataacaatcaaatttttcCAACATTTTAAATGCCATACTCCTAATCACATCATTTGCGCTTGTAAACCAAGAATTCAAAGCTATTTTTATTTCACACACCTTAGGAAAGAAAAGATTAGCTGTAGGGTATGAGGTACCTGAAAATAGCTCTGTAACCTTGTGAAACACTGCCAATCTCTCACATATATTACTTGCCATCTCCCATTCTTCCTCCGTTGGAATGCACTTATAAGATGACTCACATATGTTCAATCGATAAAAGACATTTTGATACTTTATAGCAATAGAAAGCATGAGATAGGTAGAGTTCCAACGAGTCTTACAATCAAGGGCTAGTTCTTTGGTACATTCAACATGTGCTTGTCGAGCTGTCTCTTCAAACTTCTACCTTCTCTTTGTTGATGCAGTCCAAAATCCCACACTTTCTCGAACGTTTTCAATGCATGATCCAATTACATCCAAACCATCCTGAACAATTAAATTAAGAACATGTGCTGCACAACGCATATGCAACATTGATCCACGCATAATAAGTGCACCACGTTGAAGCTTATCTAAGATAATTTTTATAACTGCATCATTGGTACTGCAATTGTCCATAGTCACAGTAGATAACTTCCTATCAATATTCCACTCCAACAAAATATCTAGAAGGACACTAGAAAGCACTTCTTTCCTATGTGGTGATGGCACATAAATAAACCttaaatgagaaatttaaataattagaacCAACAATGATATAAGttcataaaacatttgaaaagaatttaattgaaacataaaaatgaatatatactttaaaaaaagtaCCTCATAACTCGACTTTGTAATCTCCACAAACCATCAATGAAGTGTGTTGTTACAACCATAAACCCTCGCTTTTTGTTTTGTGAAGTCCACATATCAGTGGTTATAGAAATTCTACCCTGATTCTTATCAATTTCATGCTTTGATTTCTCCATTTCTTTCTCATAGATGCTCAAAATGTCCTTCTTGACTGTGTTCCTAGAAACCATCCTGAACAATGGTTGAAGAGAAGTTGAATATTTTCTAAAACCAATGTGGTCAACTATAGAGAGGGGATACTCATGCAAGATGATCATACGAGCAAGTTCATTTCTTGATACATTTTGATCAAAATTATAAGCATTCACACCCGCCATTGAATCCACTTTATTTTGATCCCTCGCCAAAATTTTTTGATTCATATCCCTAATGTCTTGAAACTTTCTCCTTGGACATATTTTCACGTGGTCATGCAAATGTTTAGAGCCATAATTGGATCCCCTTACTAGCAATTTCTTACAATAATTGCACTCAGCCTTGTCTTTCTCatcaactctctttctcttaaaatgATTCCAAACAATTGATTTGTACTTCCCCTCTTCTTGAATTATTTCATT
This DNA window, taken from Quercus robur chromosome 2, dhQueRobu3.1, whole genome shotgun sequence, encodes the following:
- the LOC126713081 gene encoding LOW QUALITY PROTEIN: uncharacterized protein LOC126713081 (The sequence of the model RefSeq protein was modified relative to this genomic sequence to represent the inferred CDS: inserted 2 bases in 2 codons), with protein sequence MSVFLGHHRNIDRVDDGTNNETLRQLFCTRSLASHTQVLSEPCNKVFRLCNRKGALLWIPRACRNEWIXKGAGFYFRAGREVKAIREDCPXGKEERKKVLSQSRGGRVGSRYHEPSVPHIYPEASVVHRFHRMLLSLGKDRVSVMLRMLRYRIDRPSSRSFPVHSLYISDTQGKTRWEGSSSPSLCSADHSAGILHSRLHLTAAWGCSCRYVSLSGSLAPPVISFYDMLLSSPYSICHLVISASLRVSTSERNGGLHSVTPRSPSERSE